The following coding sequences lie in one bacterium genomic window:
- a CDS encoding T9SS type A sorting domain-containing protein: MTVTFLAIIFGLLWGSGNEGVHDLGAGGEGVTEENPALTLYQNPNANLIDISVEPVHKILSVSILYSFGDIVSLELFDVMGRKLFNGTLDGPKRHIDISSFSPGIYFLLARSGQSNQVSRKIILY; this comes from the coding sequence TTTTGTGGGGTAGCGGAAATGAAGGTGTTCATGATTTGGGTGCAGGGGGAGAGGGTGTTACGGAAGAGAATCCAGCTTTAACATTGTATCAGAACCCGAATGCAAATTTAATCGATATCTCCGTTGAACCTGTTCATAAGATTCTATCTGTAAGCATCTTGTATTCCTTTGGCGATATCGTTAGCTTGGAACTCTTCGACGTAATGGGCAGGAAGCTCTTTAATGGCACTCTTGACGGTCCAAAAAGACACATAGACATTTCGAGTTTTTCTCCCGGAATCTATTTTCTTCTGGCAAGGTCTGGACAGAGTAACCAGGTTTCGCGCAAGATTATCCTTTACTGA